Proteins found in one Bactrocera oleae isolate idBacOlea1 chromosome X, idBacOlea1, whole genome shotgun sequence genomic segment:
- the LOC118681907 gene encoding uncharacterized protein, whose translation MDVEDIHSAPKTVRSVIAAPRASGPPIAAPRMQSATAPHSQSSAAAVRDANEEQFDEHLPPRCSLCHRPHVLKRCTIFKSMKPAQRQQIARAHGHCMTCLADSHSTFECITDGSCQYCQRPHHTLFHRFPRRANPSTTQTSHRHRQQGNPVQRQRIHRPKPSRGARSRPPPPPYGHRNQRQRATGLNAVVSTLQQLQRLLGN comes from the coding sequence atggaCGTAGAAGATATACACAGCGCTCCCAAGACTGTGAGGTCCGTAATTGCTGCGCCTAGAGCATCTGGTCCACCCATCGCAGCACCAAGGATGCAAAGCGCCACGGCACCACacagccaatcatctgcagcagcAGTCAGGGATGCAAACGAGGAGCAGTTTGATGAGCATCTGCCTCCACGATGCAGTCTATGCCATCGACCTCACGTCCTGAAGAGGTGCACCATCTTCAAAAGCATGAAGCCCGCTCAACGCCAACAGATCGCCAGAGCCCACGGACACTGTATGACTTGCTTGGCAGATAGTCACTCCACTTTTGAGTGTATAACCGACGGATCGTGCCAATATTGCCAACGACCGCATCATACTCTGTTCCATCGATTCCCTCGACGTGCAAATCCGTCCACCACGCAGACCAGTCACCGGCACAGACAACAAGGGAATCCCGTCCAGCGCCAAAGAATACATCGCCCGAAGCCATCCAGAGGGGCACGCTCGCGGCCACCTCCACCACCCTATGGTCATCGCAACCAGCGGCAACGGGCAACCGGATTGAACGCCGTAGTGAGCACTCTGCAACAGTTGCAGAGACTTCTAGGCaattaa